GCTCTCCGTCGCCGGAAGGGAGAGGGCGACGCGACGCTTCACGGGGTCGACCGAGTCGACCTTCACTTCGATCTCCTGCCCCGCGCGGAGAACCTCGCCCGCGTTCCGGATCCGCTTTCCACCGCCGAGTTTCGATATGTGGAGCAGGCCGTCGACGCCCCCGCCGAGGGAGACAAAGGCCCCGAAGGCGGCCAGGCGGGCGACCTTGCCGACGTGGCAGGACCCCGCGGGGAAACGGTCGACGGCGGTTTCCCACGGGTCCGCGAGGGTCTTCTTGAGGCTGAAGGAGAAGCGCCTGTTCGCCCAGTCGAGGCGCGTGATCGCGACCTCGACCTCCTGTCCCACGGTGAGAAGGCTCTGGATATCCTCCACCCTGTCATACCCGATCTCCGAGATGGGGAGCAGCCCCTCGATCGGGCCGATCGAGACGAAGGCGCCGAACTCCCGGACGGAGGTGACGGTCCCCTTCATCACCATCCCCTCCGTGAGCGTCGCCATCGCCTCCCGCGCTTTCCGTTCCTCCTCCTCTTCCAGCAAGGCCCGGCGCGAGACGACGATGTTGCGGCCCTTTTCCCCGTACTTCGTGATCCGGAACGCGGCGCGCTTCCCGACGTGTTCCTCCTGACCCCCGGACCGCGGAAGGTCCATCTGCGAGTGGGGGCAGAACGCCCTCGCACCGCCCGCGAGGCGAACTTCGTATCCCCCCTTGATCTCCTTCACCACGACCCCGTCCACGGGGATCCCCGAGCTCGAGGCATCCTCGAGCTGCGCCGACCCGGCCGCACCACCGGAGACGCGGGTGGTGAAGAGCATCTCGCTGCCGTCCGCGGAGACGAAGTACGCCTCAAGGGGGTCCCCCTCCTTGACCGCGACGATCCCCGCCTCGTCCATCAGTTCCTTCGCCGCAAGGACACCCTCGCCTTTCCGGCCCAGGTCGAGGAAGACCCACTCCGGGGTCACCTTGACGACCCGGGCGGATACCTTCCGCCCGGGCTCGTACCGCGTCGGGGCGACGAAGCTCCTGTCGAACATCTCCCCGAAATTTTCCTCTTCCGGTTCCCCCGGCGTTTCCGTCTTCTCCTCGTCCGGCTCCACGCGTTTCCCCCGTCCTGTTTTTTCCGCCGCCTCCGCGCCTTGACGGGAAGCTTACCCGAACAATTTCGCCAGCCGGTCCCGTTGCCGCCCCAGCCGCTCCTGTCCCTCGTTCAGGGCGGCGAGCACCACCTCCAGGGACTCCTTGGAGAGATCCTTCCCCTTATCGAGGAGTTCCTCCGCCTTTTCCTCCACGGCATCGGCCATCCCGGCCACGCTCCCGACGACCTCCCCCGCCACGCCTTCCACCATCTTGCTCGTCTTCCGGGCATACCGGGAGATGTCCCTGCGCGTTTTACGTCCCGATTGCGGCGCGAACAGCAAGGCTGCGCCGGCCCCGAGAATCGCACCCACCAGCACCAGCATCGCTCCCATCATCACGCCATCGTTCCTCTCGTCCATGGGTCCCCTCCGGTTTCGTTCTCGGCTCTTTGATACTCTTTGATATTAGTGTACTCCGGAGACGCCCGGCGAAACAGCGGGAGGGCGGGGGGCATCCCATCGGTTACAATAATCGCAGGAGGAAACACCCATGAAAGCGATCCGCGTCCGTGCGTTCGGTCCGCCCGAAGTGATGCGCCTGGAGGAGGTTCCGGATCCCGCTCCGGGACCGGGGCAGGTCCTGGTCCGCATCCGCGCCGCAGGGGTGAACCCGGTGGAGGCGTACATCCGCTCCGGGGCGTACGCCCGCCGCCCGGCGCTCCCCTACACCCCTGGAAACGACGCCGCCGGGATCGTCGAGGCGGTGGGGGACGGAGTCCGGGGGGTAGCCGCAGGTGACCGCGTGTACACCTCGGAGACGGTGACCGGCGCCTACGCGGAGCTTGCGCTTTGCGACGCGGCGCAGGTCCACCCACTCCCCGCCAGCGTCTCGTACGCGCAGGGGGCCGCGGTCGGCGTGCCGTGCGCCACCGCCTGGCGCGCCCTCTTCCAGCGGGCGCGGGCGGTTCCCGGCGAAACAATCCTGGTCCACGGCGCGAGCGGCGGCGTGGGATCGGCGGCGGTGCAGATCGCAAGGGCCGCCGGACTGCGCGTTTTCGGCACGGCGGGGACCACGGAAGGGATCGCCCTGGTCTTGCGCGAGGGGGCGCACGCCGTCTTCGACCACCGTTCGGCGGGGTACATGGAAGAGGCGGTAGCGGCGACGGGTGGACGGGGGTTTGACGTCATCCTCGAGATGCTCGCCAACGTGAACCTGGCGCGGGATCTCAAGGCCCTCGTGATGGGCGGGAGGGTCGTCGTGATCGGCAGCCGGGGCGCGGTCGAGATCGACCCCCGGGACATGATGGGGCGCGACGCCTCGATCGTCGGGATGTCCCTCTTCAACACCCCCGATGCGGAGATGACGGCGATCCACGCGGCGCTGGGTGCGGGGCTCGCGAACGGCACATTGCGCCCCGTCATCGGCCGGGAGCTGCCGCTTTCCGCGGCGCCGGAGAGCCACGTGGCCGTGATGTCCCCCGGCGCCAGGGGAAAGATCGTCCTCCTTCCTTAACCTGGATCGGAGCGGAAAGGGGCGGCATGGAGACGAGAAACCGGTCGATGCTCTTTTCCGGGCTGGTCGTGAACATCGAGCAGTTCGATGTCCGGATCGGGGAGAAGGGGTGGCACACCTACCAGATCGTGCGGCACCCGGGCGGCGTCGGCGTCCTCCCGCTGCACGACGACGGGACGGTCACGCTGATCCGGCAGCTGCGGCCCGCGGTCGGCGGCACGCTCCTCGAGATCCCGGCGGGCAGGCTTCAACCGGGCGAGGATCCGGCGGCGTGCGGCGGCAGGGAGATGGCAGAGGAGACCGGGCTCTCCGCCCGCGAACTGGTTCCCCTCGGCTATTTCTACCCTTCCCCCGGTGTCATGGACGAGGTGATCCACCTGTTCCTCGGCACCGGGCTGTCGCAAGGGAAAGCGGAGCCCGAGCATTACGAAGAGATCGCGACGGTTCGGCTGCCGATCGGGGAAGCGCTTCGCCTCGCGGCATCGGGGGAGATCCGGGACGGGAAGACGATCGCGACACTGCTGCGGGCCGGAAACATCGTCCGATAGGGCTTGTGGGTTGTGGGCGAGGGACACTCCTCCAACCGCAGTACCGACAACCTCCAGGAATGTCCCTCGAAAGCGCCTGCACCTTACAGTGACTTTTTCCTGCCGTACACTCCGCCGCGAAGATACCTCTGTGGCCTGTGTCGTGGACTCGTGTGGTATCTTCTTCGGACGCTGTCGATTCCGCACAGGAGGGTTCGCGCGCATGGCACGCGTCAACGAGCATTATCTCAAGCTGAAAGCCGGGTACCTTTTCCCGGAGATCGGGCGCCGGGTACGGGCCTTCGCCGCGGCAAATCCGTCCGCGAAGGTCATCCGTCTCGGGATCGGGGATGTCACGCATCCCCTGCCGCCCGCCGTCCTGTCGGCGTTCCACGACGCCGTCTCCGAGCTCGGCGACGAGAAGACGTTCATGGGATACGGCCCCGAGCAGGGGTACGACTTCCTCATCGGCACGCTGATCGAAAAGGCGTACGCCCCGCTGGGCGTCCACCTCAAGCGGAGCGAGATCTTCATCTCCGACGGATCCAAGTGCGACACGGCGAACATCCTCGACATCTTCGCCCTCGACAACAAGGTGGCGATCGGCGACCCGGTCTACCCGGTCTACAACGACACGAACGTGATGATCGGCCGCTCCGGTCCGGCCGACGAACGCGGATATTACCAGGGGATCGCCTACCTTCCGTGCACCGAGGCGAACGGCTTCTTCCCCGACCTCCCGAAGGAGAAGGTCGACATCGTCTACCTGTGCTCCCCGAACAACCCGACGGGCACGGTCGCGACGAAGGCGCAGCTCAAAGGGTGGGTCGACTATGCCCTCGCCAACGACGCGGTGATCTTCTTCGACGCGGCCTACGAGGCGTTCATCACGGAGCCCGGCTATCCCCGCTCGATCTACGAGATCGAAGGAGCGAAGCGGTGCGCCGTCGAGTTCCGCAGCTTCTCCAAAACCGCCGGCTTCACCGGGGTGCGGTGCGCGCTGACCGTGGTGCCGGAGGAGGTGACGGCGAACACTCCGGCGGGCGAGCGGGTGGCGCTGAACAAG
This is a stretch of genomic DNA from Deltaproteobacteria bacterium. It encodes these proteins:
- a CDS encoding YtxH domain-containing protein, with product MDERNDGVMMGAMLVLVGAILGAGAALLFAPQSGRKTRRDISRYARKTSKMVEGVAGEVVGSVAGMADAVEEKAEELLDKGKDLSKESLEVVLAALNEGQERLGRQRDRLAKLFG
- a CDS encoding LL-diaminopimelate aminotransferase; this encodes MARVNEHYLKLKAGYLFPEIGRRVRAFAAANPSAKVIRLGIGDVTHPLPPAVLSAFHDAVSELGDEKTFMGYGPEQGYDFLIGTLIEKAYAPLGVHLKRSEIFISDGSKCDTANILDIFALDNKVAIGDPVYPVYNDTNVMIGRSGPADERGYYQGIAYLPCTEANGFFPDLPKEKVDIVYLCSPNNPTGTVATKAQLKGWVDYALANDAVIFFDAAYEAFITEPGYPRSIYEIEGAKRCAVEFRSFSKTAGFTGVRCALTVVPEEVTANTPAGERVALNKLWNRRQTTKFNGVSYPVQRAAAAVYSDEGWRQTKAIVGYYMENAKIIREGLAGAGLTIYGGVNAPYIWLKTPGGISSWNFFDRLLTECNVVGTPGSGFGPSGEGFFRLSAFGNRDNVVEAVERIRKNLR
- a CDS encoding NUDIX hydrolase — translated: METRNRSMLFSGLVVNIEQFDVRIGEKGWHTYQIVRHPGGVGVLPLHDDGTVTLIRQLRPAVGGTLLEIPAGRLQPGEDPAACGGREMAEETGLSARELVPLGYFYPSPGVMDEVIHLFLGTGLSQGKAEPEHYEEIATVRLPIGEALRLAASGEIRDGKTIATLLRAGNIVR
- a CDS encoding S1 RNA-binding domain-containing protein is translated as MEPDEEKTETPGEPEEENFGEMFDRSFVAPTRYEPGRKVSARVVKVTPEWVFLDLGRKGEGVLAAKELMDEAGIVAVKEGDPLEAYFVSADGSEMLFTTRVSGGAAGSAQLEDASSSGIPVDGVVVKEIKGGYEVRLAGGARAFCPHSQMDLPRSGGQEEHVGKRAAFRITKYGEKGRNIVVSRRALLEEEEERKAREAMATLTEGMVMKGTVTSVREFGAFVSIGPIEGLLPISEIGYDRVEDIQSLLTVGQEVEVAITRLDWANRRFSFSLKKTLADPWETAVDRFPAGSCHVGKVARLAAFGAFVSLGGGVDGLLHISKLGGGKRIRNAGEVLRAGQEIEVKVDSVDPVKRRVALSLPATES
- a CDS encoding NADPH:quinone reductase, translated to MKAIRVRAFGPPEVMRLEEVPDPAPGPGQVLVRIRAAGVNPVEAYIRSGAYARRPALPYTPGNDAAGIVEAVGDGVRGVAAGDRVYTSETVTGAYAELALCDAAQVHPLPASVSYAQGAAVGVPCATAWRALFQRARAVPGETILVHGASGGVGSAAVQIARAAGLRVFGTAGTTEGIALVLREGAHAVFDHRSAGYMEEAVAATGGRGFDVILEMLANVNLARDLKALVMGGRVVVIGSRGAVEIDPRDMMGRDASIVGMSLFNTPDAEMTAIHAALGAGLANGTLRPVIGRELPLSAAPESHVAVMSPGARGKIVLLP